A single window of Gossypium arboreum isolate Shixiya-1 chromosome 13, ASM2569848v2, whole genome shotgun sequence DNA harbors:
- the LOC108461655 gene encoding uncharacterized protein LOC108461655, which translates to MMSGGYTSIDNQKVSGSVPAVSDPSHVAVKFTDSNLQTFPPSGAQGKISGGTQPPHDADDTFSKPGGGSQPGSGEPQGSGWFRTFTIAAYKPYFDVDTSDIIDRLKESLFPFRGTFTEKTATNPDLYGPFWICTTLIFVAASIGTFVTYIAHKLKKKEWDYDINLVTWSAGVFYGYVTVVPLILYVILKYFSAPSGLVQLFCLYGYSLFVFIPALCLSVVPLEIFRWVIAGVAGFMSATFVALNLKAHINSAGERWFLIVTGIFLLQLALAVVLKLYLFTVTV; encoded by the exons ATGATGTCCGGAGGTTATACAAGCATTGATAATCAGAAAGTTTCTGGATCTGTTCCT GCGGTTTCAGATCCCAGTCATGTCGCCGTTAAATTTACAG ATTCGAACCTTCAAACGTTTCCTCCATCGGGTGCACAAGGGAAGATCTCTGGTGGAACTCAACCTCCTCATGATGCTGATG ATACATTTTCAAAACCTGGTGGTGGATCTCAACCTGGATCTGGTGAACCACAAGGGAGTGGCTGGTTTCGTACATTCACCATCGCTGCATACAAGCCATACTTCGATGTTGACACTTCTGACATCATTGATAGACTTAAGGAGTCACTCTTTCCATTTAGAGGAACATTTACAGAGAAAACGGCTACCAACCCTGATTT ATATGGACCATTCTGGATATGcaccactcttatatttgtagcAGCATCTATTGGAACTTTTGTGACTTACATAGCACACAAGCTCAAGAAAAAAGAATGGGATTATGACATAAATCTAGTGACTTGGTCTGCTGGTGTGTTCTATGGCTATGTCACTGTGGTTCCTCTTATCTTGTATGTTATTCTCAAGTACTTTTCGGCACCATCAGGCCTTGTCCAGCTGTTTTGTCTGTATGGATACTCATTATTTGTCTTTATTCCAGCACTG TGTCTATCCGTTGTCCCCTTGGAAATTTTCAGATGGGTAATTGCCGGTGTAGCTGGGTTCATGTCAGCAACTTTTGTGGCACTTAATCTCAAAGCTCATATTAATTCAGCTGGAGAAAGATGGTTTTTGATCGTCACTGGCATCTTTCTGTTGCAGTTGGCTCTAGCTGTTGTGCTCAAACTCTATTTGTTCACCGTTACAGTGTAA